The Candidatus Saccharibacteria bacterium RAAC3_TM7_1 nucleotide sequence TTTAGTAATGTACCCCCCGTTCTTGAAGCAATCCATAATAGGTATCCGCACGCCAGTTCCATCATAGTCAAAGTGGGTATATCCATCGCCATTACCATTACCGCAGTTACTCGCAGCATTCATATAGTTGCCGTTATCTGCGTAATAAAGTTTTAGCGATTTCTCTAAAAATGCGAGATCAGCAGTACGAATACTGTCGCGTGCACGCTGCTGAATTCCGTTATATGCTACGACCGTAATAGCAGCCATAATCGCAATCACCACAACAACAATCAGTAGTTCAACGATAGTAAAGCCGCGTAGTTTCACGATTTAATTCACCTTAACCACATAATTCATACCATAGGAGGTGTCATACACCGTGCAATTGGTGCCGTCTGTGTCTGTGCTCGTTTGCGGCAAGGTCTCTAAGTGTGCTATATAAAATGTTCCTGCGCTGCCACTACATTTCATGTAGGCAAAGCAAGTTAGTCCTGTACATGAACCCAAGCCAGAAGGATCCCTTAATTCTTTGCTCAAATAGCCGTCCTTCATTAAACAGCCATTCACCGAAAGCCATGCTCCTGTAGTGTCGTAGTCTACCGACAACCAACCGGATCCGGTACCACCAGAGCCACAGCCCGCCTCGGCGTAATCTCCATTATCTACGGCATAAAGTTTCGTAGCTTTCGCTAATTGTGCTAAGTCTTGTTTTCGAACGCTGTCCCTAGTCCGTGCCTGAATACCGTTATACGCAACTATCGTAATGGCAGCCAGAATAGCAATCACCACAATAACGATCAGAAGTTCCACAACGGTAAAACCACGCTTTTGCATGGCCTAATTGTAGCATAAGCAGTATAAGGAGGATTTTTGCTAATCGGTAATTTTCACAAAGTAATTCATGCCATAATCTGTATCGAGGTTAACAGCACAGGTACCATCCGTGTCGGAAGTCGTATGCACGAGCGTCTCAAGATTGGCATATACATAAGTAGTAGCAGTCCCGCCTTGAGAGCATGTATACTTCATGTACGCATGACAGTCTAGGCTGCCTATTGAACAGTTTATGCTGCCCGAAGGGTCTACGATATCCTTATCTATAACTCCAGCCGTTTTGAGACATTTATTCATCCCACTCGGTGAATAGTTATAATTAAACCAGCCGCTGCCGTTGCCGTTTGACCCGCAACCGACTCCTATCCACATCGGCCCATTGTCTACCGAATACAACTTCAAGGCTTTCGCTATAGAGGTGAGGTCACTCTTACGAATATTGTCTCTCGTTCGTTGTTGGAGGCCACTGTATGCAACGATCGTAATCGCGGCGAGGATAGCGATGACGACGATAACAATCAGGAGCTCAACGATGGTAAAGCCTGTATGTTTTGCCCACAGCTTCATGAGCAAATTATAGCATAAGGGGGTTACTTTCGGGTGACTTTAACCATAGCGTGGCGAATCGGCTGACCATCGAGCAAGTAACCGGCTTGTAGCTCCTCGGCAATCACTTCGTGTTCGCCCTTCGCATCTTCATCGATCTGGATCGCTTCGTGCAGTTCGGGGTTAAAAATAGTGCCAGGTTTGGCATTAATACGTACAACATTCATGCCTTCCAGCGATTTCTCAAGGCTCCGCACTAGGTTAATGACGCCTTGCGCCCACTTGTCGGCTTGCAAATTCTCGGGAACGTGGGCGATTGCTCGCTCGATATTATCGATAACCGGCAGTAGCTTCAAGATGGAGGTTGCGCGACCCGCGCTCCGAGCGGCTTCTTTTTCCTGTTCTATACGCCGAACATAATTTTCAAAGTCAGCACGCGTACGTTGCAGGTCGGCGGTCAATTCTGCGACTTGCTGTTCGAGTTCTCCTTGTTTTTTACTCTTCGCCACCTAAAGTGCCTCCTCGAGCATGGCACCAGTCTGACGGACAAGCCGCATTACGCGGCCGTAGCTCTGGCGCGTCGGACCGAGTACGCCGATATAGCTACTGTCGGAAAATGGTGAGCGAAATTTACTAATAATCAGTGTTGCGCCGCTGCTTTTGCCGATCGGATTTTCACTACCGATAAAAACATTCAATGGCTGGTTAGGGGCAGCCTCGCGTAGCCACGGCTCGAGGTTGTCGAGCAAGCGAGCGACAGACTGCGCCTGCGTGCTGATCATAAATTCTGGCTGAGAGAACAAATTGCCCATACCGCTGAGGTACAGTTCGTCACCAATAGTTGCCAAACCAAGATTTTGTGTCAGATCGACGAGGCTGTCAACGGCGCTGCGAATCGCTCGGTCAGCCTGGCTGGCCTGTGTACTTACCCGCGCCTCAATCGCTCTCGCACTGCGATCGAGCCCCGTCGTTTCATCATTTTGCTGTGTCAGTAGATTGACATAAAAACGATAGCCTTTGTCGGTCGGAATACGGCCAGCACTGGTGTGTGGCTGGGTGATTAATTCCAGCTCTTCCAGCTTCGCCATCTCACTGCGAATCGTCGCACTGGAGACACCAAAGAGCTTCGCCAGCATTACGCTACCAACCGGTACAGCAATCTCGGCATATTGCTCGATGATCGCGGAAAGAATCGCCACTTGTCGCTCTGTCATGTGTACGATTATAGCGCTAGTTTGGCACTCTGGTCAAGCGAGTGCTAGCCTTGCCAATGCCCTCGAGAGCCCGTATACTTCTCTATACATGAATACTCAGCAGATTTTACAAATAAAAGAATGGCTTGGCACTGGATCGATCAATATTTTTGGACGGCCATTTGCCGGTAAAGACACTCAAGGCGAGAAACTCGCACAGCTGTTTGATGGGGTGTTGATGGGTGGTGGCGACATTTTACGAAATAGCACCATCCCCGAACATCTGGATGCCATCTTACACCGCGGCGAGCTAATACCCAGCGACGATTACGTCGCAATCGTGCTCCCCTACTTATCCAAAGAAGAGTACGCAAGTCGACCTCTACTCCTCAGTTCCGTAGGACGATGGATCGGTGAGGAGCAGGGAGTTATGGCGGCAACAAAAGCAGCCCAGCATCCACTCAAATGCGTCCTCTATATTGATATCGACGAAGCAATGGTCATGCAGCGCTGGTCAGCTCTGGAAAGCCATGACGACAGAGGCGGACGTTATGATGACACCGCCGAGATACTGCAAAAGCGGCTCGAAGAATACAGAAGTAAAACCTTGCCCGTAATCGAAGAGTACGACCGTCTAGGTTTACTTGAACGCATTGACGGTCACGGTACGCCCGAAGAAGTTCACGAGCTCATTCTTGCTTGTCTGCTTCGGCGAGCTACTAGCCAGTAATCAGCTGACTATTTCGCAGCATCATCGCGATGCCCGTGAAACCAACGATCAGTATTATAGTGACGACAGCGAGAATTTGACTGACACGACGCGGGAGTAATTTTGCGAGGTAATAGCAGCTTAGTCCTATCAGAACCAATAGTGCCGGGAGGATATAGCGGCCGTTCAGCGCCAGACCAAACACTTGATAAGTCAGATATTCCGAATAGTTCACCGACAAGTGAGCCCCCATCACAAATAGTGCTGTGCCGGTAGCGAATAGCCTGAGCATACTCTCATCCTGCTTGGTCTTTCGCCATTGATTGGTGTCACGCACTATACCGTAGCCAATCGCACCAATCATGACAAGGAGCAACCCAGGCGCTAGCCACGTCGGCGGCGTCGCCTCATGTCGCCAGCCCTGCGTTTGGATATCGGCAATATTCGTCACGCTATGGGTGAGCCATTTTGCCGTAAAAACGGGCAGGGGTAGCGGCGTCTCATCGCGCGTCACCCCACTCCCCAACCATGAGCCCTTATCCGTTGGTGCACCGGCATCAAGCCACTTTTTTCGGCTACTTGCCCAAAATACTTCACACGCTTTTTCTCCTTGCACCTGCTCGCAAGTTGGAGCCACCGCACCATAACGATAGAGATTTCCTCCAACCCGTTCGATGAACAGTCCACTCACGATCACTAGGAAGACTCCAGCAGCAATGACACGCCAATCTACTCGCTTGCTACTTTTTACGAATAGTGCCCATTTTCTATAGACGAGTAGAGCAACAACGAATACCAAGACAAGTCCGAGCGGAAGTAGCGTCCGCTTTATGAGCCCACCAGCCACGATAATGTTGAGCAGTAGCAGCGTATCAAGCACGGTTGGTCGCCGCCAGATACGTAGCACCAGGAGTAGCGACAACACATAGCCAAGCCACACGAAAACATCATTATTGACCTCCGCCGATACCATCAGCACCATTGGCAAATTGGTAATGATTGCCAGTGTTACCGTTGTTGTCGCCGCCGATACACCAAGTCGCCGCAACAGCCGCACCAACATGATCATTGTCAGAAGTGCCGCCAGTACGGAGATAACTCGAATGACATAGACTTCGATTTTTTCGCCCGGCAAAGCCCTGGCTATAAAACTAGCACCGTAATGATAGAGGTAGTCAACTTCTCTAGTCTTATCACCGAGCGATCGTGTCGGCGTCTGCTCTTCAAAGATGGGACTGAGCGAATGATCGGCATAATGGCGGATAAAGTTGAGGTGGTTGTTCTCATCAGGAGGCGTGCCGACATGAGTAACAAACGCTAGCAGTAGCGCTTGTACGACGAAGGCACCGAGGACGATACGACGGGCGGTTTTGCTACCGGCAAATTTTGATAGTGTGTCAAAAAAAGAAAAAAGTTTCTGTTTCATGGCGTGGTATTAATCTCTCTTCAACATTACCATAAATGCTTCCGACGGAATATCGACTTTACCAAAACGCTTCATGCGTTTTTTACCTTTGGCTTGTTTGGCGAGCACTTTTTTCTTTCGGCTGACATCGCCGCCGTAGAGACCGGTCGTCACATCTTTGCGGTAGGCACTCAAGTCTTCGCGGGCAATAAACTTGCCGCCAATCGCTGCCTGCAGCGCGACTTGAAAGTTTTGCCGCGGGATCACCTCTTTAAGTTTTTTTACTATCTCCCGACCCAGGCTCTGGCTTTCAGAGCGGTGCGCCATAACGCTGAGCGCGTCAACCATCTCACCGGCGACATAAAAGTCAACTCGCACGAGGTCTTCTGGATGATAGCCTGAAAGCTCGTAGTTGAAGCTGCCGTAGCCGCTAGTCACACTTTTAAGCTGATCGTAAAAGTCGGTTAGTAGGTTGGCAAGCGGTGCCTCAAAGCTCACCAATGCGCGCTCTTCGATGTAGCTGAGGTTTTTCTGTCGGCCGCGCTTCGCCACAATCAGCTGGATTACCACGCCGATATATTCCTGTGGGACGACGATTTCGCCATTGATCCACGGCTCGCGGATTTCTTTAACTTTCGTAACCGGTGGCAATTCACTCGCTGACTTGATATCGATCTCTTCACCCGTTGTCAGCGTAACTTGGTAGTCGGTACTCGGATTTGTCACGACGAGGTCGAGGTCGTATTCGCGCTCCAACCGCTCGCGGATGATATCCATGTGGAGTAGTCCCAAAAAGCCGATCCGGACGCCGTAGCCAAGCACCGGCGAATTTTCCGGCTCGAACTGTAGGGCCGAGTCGCTCATTGCCAGCTTTTCGATCGCTTCCTTGAGATCATTATAATCTTCGTTGGAGACCGGGAAGAAGCCGGCGTAGACAAACGGCTTGACATGCTGATAGCCCGGCAGTGTATGCGTAGCGCGTGCTCGAGAAACGGTCACTGTGTCACCGACGCGAGCTTCGCGCGTGGTCTTCAAGTTGGTCACGATATAGCCGATCTCTCCGGTGGCAATCTCCTTCATTGGTGCCATTGTCGGACTAAGCGCGCCAACTTCAAGTGCCAAGCCGTGAGCACCAGTCGCCAACATCTCGATCGTGTCACCTTTTTTAATCGAGCCGTCGACCGTCCGAGTATAAAGGATCACGCCGCGATAATCGTCGTAGTAACTATCAAATATAAGCGAGCGGGTCGATGAATGAGATTCACCGCTCGGCGGTAGAATTTGCTGAACAACTGCATCAAGGACAGCCGGTACACCTTCGCCGGTTTTAGCGCTGATCTTTATAATCTCGTCATCACTACACCCGAGTAAGTTCTTGATTTCTGCACTGACCCGTGACACATCAGCCGCTGGCAAATCTACTTTATTGAGAACTGGAATAATAGTGAGGTTTGCAGCGAGAGCCAGGTAGACATTGGCAAGCGTCTGCGCCTGGATTCCCTGGCTAGCATCGACAACCAAAATTGCCCCCTCACAAGCCTCCAAGCTACGGCTGACTTCGTAACTAAAGTCAACGTGTCCCGGTGTATCGATGAGATTTAGCTCATATTGCTTATAATGCATCCGAACCGGCGCCAACTTAATAGTAATGCCCCTTTCTCGCTCTAGTTCCATAGTATCGAGCAGTTGGCTTTTCATGTCACGCTGTTTCACCGTGCCGGTTAATTCCAGCAAGCGGTCAGCCAGCGTACTTTTGCCATGGTCGATGTGGGCAATGATACAAAAATTACGGATATGGTCTTGAGTCATCAGAGGTAAATTATAGCATTTTTACTCTTTAGCCGCGAACACTCGCCGTAAAGAGCTTACGGACGCGCCGAACGATCGGGTCAACTTCGCGTAGCTTCAGAAGTTTACAGAGTGCCATATAGACAATGAAGCTAACGACGACTATTAGTACAAACTTCGGGAACGTGAAGTAGAAACTACTGTTATCACCGGCCGGCAACGGAATAGTCGCTACCATAATATAGCTGACAATAGCCATGAAACCAGTAGCACTCGCCATTCGCCAGACTGCCCCCCAGAGTTCACGGTTTAGTAGTCCCCTGATGCGGATATTGATAACAACAAAGAGGATAACGACCTCCACTGCCGCCATGATCGACTGCGCCCAGGCGAGTCCGTATGGCCCCATCTTCAGAGTCATCGTAAACCAGACTGCGAGCACGATCGTCAGACCGATAGAAAAGATCGAGATGTAGAGAGGTGTCTTGGTATCCTGCTGCGCATAGAATGCTCGCGCCGTGATGTAGTAAATCGAGCGAAAAAGAATCGCGATGACAAGTGCACCGAGCAAACCTGCCATTAGCGAGTCACCCCCGGCTCGGATAAAGTTCACCAGGTATCCTCGAGTGAAGAACGTCAAAACCGATACGGGAAGCGCCAGCCAAATGATGATACGGAGAACCTGCTGGAGCTCGCTCCGAAATAGGTCAGGTCGACCTTCGCTCAAACGCTCGGTCATCTTTGGGAAGGCTGCCGTCGAAATGGCCACACCGATCAGGTTGATTGGTGCCATATGAAGTGTAACCGCCTGGTTGTACGCACGCACAGTGCCGGCTGCCATCCGCGAGGCAAGGTTGGTTTCGACGATACCGACGAGATAGTCCATTCCCTGATCAAGCGAACGAGCAGGCAGTAGCGACAGTACTTTGCGGAAGCCACGATTTTTCCAATGAACCTTGAAACGGTAGTCGAGCCCCAAACCCATCAAGCCGATACTGCTAATAACCAGCTGCATGATCGAACCAAGTACCACGCCGAGCGCCACGCCCATAATGCCACCGTCAAAGATTTGCCAGCCAAAGAGATTGATGCCATCTGTAAAGAATAGAATACCAATGATAATACCGATATTGTAAATAGTCGGCGCTAGGGCATAAAAAGTGAATCGTCCGATTGCTTGCTGGATACTCGAGATGACCGTCGCGATTGCAAACAGAAAGGGGTTGACCGCAATCACTCGCATCATACTGATTGCCAGTGCCGTCCCCGCTTCGTTGAGCCCCGGCGCAATGACAAACTTGATGAGTGGTTCTGCGAAAATGATAATCAAAATACTTGCCACCAGCGTAAGTAGCGCCATAAAGTTGATCATACTGGTCGATAGTTCCCAGGCTGACTTTTTGTTGCCACTCGCTAAGCGCTGGTTGAAAACTGGAATGAAAGTCACACTGAGCGCGCCCGACACCAGAATAAAGAACATGAAGTCCGGCACCATGAACGCCGCTGTATAGGCATCGAGTCCTACAGGATACGTACCGTAGTAATAGCCGTTGAGCAGGCGCTCACGCAGGAAGCCAAACAGCATTGAGACCAGCGTTGAACTGGCGATCAGCACAGCGGCAAACTGAACCGTCAGTCTGCGATTGGCTCTGGTGACGATACTTTGGACTCGGCCCATAGCGGTTTAGATTCGCTACGCCGCGTGTAGCATAGCCTCTTTCGGCAGCGATGTATCTTTCATTAGTTCATCAACGGCACTCTCTTCGATAGTTTCTTCTTTCAGGAGGACAGCCGCTAGCTTTTCAAGACTCGGCATATTGGCTTTTAGCACCAGCTCTGCACGATGTGCGGCTTCTTTGATCAGGATCTCGACCTCATGGTCGATCTCCTTGGCAGTGTCGTCACTATATGGTCGCTCATGAGTAATCTTGTCGAACACCATGCCCCCATTATCTTCATGGAAAACTTGGTCGCGCAGCTTGCTGCCCATACCTTGCTCGATCACCATATCACGGGCAATCTCAGTCGCTTTGCGGAGGTCTGAACCAGCGCCCGTCGTGATCCCATCTTCGCCATACTTTATCTTCTCAGCGACGCGACCACCCATCGCTCGGGCAAGAATGTCTTTGAACTCATACACATTGGTGTAGCTTTTGTCTTCCGGCGGTAAGAACCAGGTGACACCACCCGTACCGCCGCGCGGAATAATCGTCACCTTGTGTACTGGGTCGCTGTCGGGCAAGATATGACCGACGATGGCATGGCCTGCTTCGTGATATGCCGTCAATTCTTTTTCTTTTTCGTTCATGATTTTGGCCTTACGCTCTGGTCCGATGGCAACTTTTTCAAACGCTTCGGTCAGATCGGCATTGCTCACCTTTTTCGCATTGCGGCGAGCGGCAATAATCGCCGCCTCGTTGGCGATATTGGCCAGATCTGCACCGCTACTGCCGGCAGTTTTCGCAGCTAGTTTATCAAGGTTGACGTTTTCTTCAACCGGTTTATTCTTAAAGTGCACTTTAAGGATGGCCTCGCGGTCGCGCCGCTCGGGCAACATAATGTTGGTGCGACGGTCGAAACGGCCTGGTCGCAGTAGTGCCGGGTCAAGTACGTCGGCACGGTTGGTGGCTGCCAGAACGATTACGTTAGTACCGGTCTCAAAACCGTCCATCTCTACCAAGATCTGGTTCAATGTCTGCTCACGCTCGTCGTGTCCACCACCCATACCGGAACCGCGGCGGCGTCCAACGGCGTCGATCTCGTCGATAAATATAATGGCCGGAGCATTCTTCTTGGCTTTTGCGAATAGGTCGCGCACACGTGAGGCACCAACGCCGACGAACATTTCGACAAACTCCGAGCCGGAGATGCTAAAGAATGGCACGTTGGCTTCACCAGCGACGGCACGGGCAAGCATCGTTTTACCGGTTCCCGGGTTACCGACGAGCAGTACGCCTTTTGGAATCTTGGCGCCGAGCTGCTGATACTTCTTTGGATGCTTGAGGAAATCTACCACCTCTTCGAGGTCTTGCTTGGCAGAATCATTGCCAGCGATGTCGGCAAAGACGACTTTTTCCTTATCGAGGCCGTACAGTTTTGCTTTACTCTTACCAAAGCCGAGCGCTTGGTTGTTTTGTCCTTGCGCCTGGCGCATCATGAACATAAAAATCAGTCCGATCAAGATAACCGGCACGATGATGCTGGCTACCGACCAGATAGCATCACCTGTTTGCGATGGTGGCGTCACCTTGACGTCAACCTTGGCATCTTGCTTCAAGCCCTGATCGTAAATTGTACTGTTTTCTTTGGTCGCGTGTTCAGTCGCGTGATCCTGGCCTTTCGGGGTCACCTTGACATCATTGCCCTGGATCTCAAGCTTGGCAATTTTGCCTTCGTTCGCGCGCGTCGTCACGTTTTTGATCGTAACTTCCTTGAGCGTCCCATGCGGTGACATGACTGCTATTACCGCCAAGGTAGCGACCACCAGAATAGCCCAGAAGAGTGTCAGGCGCATGAGGTTACTAATTTTCTTACGCGGCGGCTGATTTCTATTTGCCATAGGCTTACGTTAAGATCCTTTCTGAGCTAGCTGCATTATAAAGAGAGAAGTGAAAATCCCACTTCTTATATAATAGCAGTCAGTCGTCTGATTTGACAATGAATTCACGTCGCACAAAATGAACGTGTAGTCCCCCACCGATTTGTTGTCTACTACTTGGGCGAGCTGTCTTGATGCCATACCATAGTGCCAGTAGCTGCGGCCGCGTCAGATGACCACCCGTCAGTCCACGAAGCAGCTCGAGGGCAGATGTTTCATCAATCATTGTGAAGAAGTAACGCGAAGCAGCCAGCTCATTATCTTTTAGTAGTGGCTTTGCTTCCTCGTCAATCTCTTTGGTTAATTGTAGCTGCCTATCACGTCGCTCTGCCAGCTCCTGTTTTAGCGCTAAGCTAATCTCAGGCTGTATGCGGCGACGTAGGCGATTACGCAGGTAGTCATCCTGTTGATTCGTCTCATCCTCCACCCACTCCAGATTTTGCTTCGCCGCATAGGTATATAAATCCATCTTCGTAAGTCCAAGCAGTGGCCGATGAACCGTTGAATCACCTAACACCGCCAGACCCCGCCAACCGGTGCCACGAATAAGATTAATTGCGATCGTCTCTACCAGATCATCGAGATGGTGCGCTGTGACAATTTCAGCGTCGTAGCGCGCTGCCACCTCACGTAAAAATGCATAGCGTCGTTCGCGGGCGAGGGCTTCGCTCGCACCAGCTCCCAGCTCCTCGCGTTTCAATCTGGCGGGCAGGCCATAGTGTGCGGCAAGCGCCGCCACGAACCGTGCATCAGCCGCTGAGTCCGGCCGAATCCCATGGTCAAAGTGCGCCACCACCAGCGTATCTTTATCTCCAAAGGTCAGACCTCTTAGATCATTATTTGATGGTATAGCTATTTTTTTGCGAACCATCATATCAAGCAGGACCACCGAGTCCACCCCGCCGCTGACTGCTACAACATAGTTCATATTAGCTTGTCTTTTTACCGATCCAGACGGCCAGCCAGATGCCAAAAAAGCCGCCAATCGTACTACCGAGAACGCTCCAGCCATCAAGCAGATTACTATCACCGAATAATACAGGGACGTATGCCCCCGCAATACCGAAAATCGTTGCGAATAGTAGGATAGCTGACTTATTCATAATCTTATTATAGTTCACACAAAGCGCGTATTTATAAATAGCGCGTGCTACCGAACGGAATCTTTTGTTTGACCATCTGCGTTGTGAGCGTGTCGGCGGAGTGGATTACCCGCTTGCCGTAGCGACCATTGATATTGTCCACTGCCCGCGTGACTGCCTTTTCTTTCGCCAGCTCGTCACCAAATAGGTGCAGCTGGGCTTCATCAGGCTCGGTTAGTTCGTAGCAGCTCACACCGATTTCCTTGAGTGGGTACGGCGCTGTTTCAAACAGTGCCTTTGCCTGATCGTAAATTGCTTGGTTGGAGAAAAAGGGCAGGGCGGCCATATGCCTGGCGTGCCAGTAGCCTCTGTCGTAGCTGCGGGCATGAACTGAAATACCACGCGCCACTAAGCCCTGGGAGCGGACTTTCTCGCCAACTGATTCGCAGAGATTGTGGAGCCGTTGCAGTACTTTTTCTGGCGGTAAGTTATACTCTTCGAGTACGTATTGCCTACCAGCCGTACGCATAGGAAAATCACGCTTATCGACTTCCCAGCCCCTCAGTCGTTGATACCACTCACTGCCGACGATACTTTGAAAGACCATCTTCCGTAGCGTTATTTCTTCGGCATCGAGAAACTGTAAGGGCGTGAGAATGCCGACAGCGTTTAGCCGTTTTTCAAACCGGCCAGCAATACCGGTCAGGTCGGTCAGCTCCAATGTGGCGAAAACGTCGCGTAAGTTTTCGTGCGTGATGACATCAAGTCCGTCCGGCTTGTGTAAGCTAGCGGCGGTTTTCGCCAGAAAACGATTGGTACCAATTCCGACGTTGCAGCGCATCGCGCACCCTACTTCACCACGCAGCCGCTGTTTTATCTCTTGCCCAATTTCTACCAAGTTTCGCCCAGCGATAGCCGCCGTCGTCTCACTAAAATCAATTACTCCTTCGTCGATACTCTTCATACGTACATGCGCCGAATAGTCATTCATAATACGCATCAGCTGATGGTAGACATAGCGATACTTCGGTGGATCGCTCTCCAGGCCGATCAGGTCAGGGCAAAGCAACTTCGCATCCTTCAGACGCATACCTAGCTTCACACCCATAGCCTTGGCTTCGTAGCTGGCCGTCACGATCATCGTATTTTCGGTGCGGCGATTTACCACCGCCACTGGTCGGCCGCGTAGCATTGGCCTGGCTTGCTGCTCGACCGTGGCAAAGCAGCTATTGAGATCTATATGCATGATAAGCGGCCGAGCCTTGTTGTAGTTATCCTTCATAACTGAAGCTCCCTGTTCTTTGACTGGTCAAAGAACCAAACCCACTTCTTTTCACCTTGACGTGAAAAATCGGGGTCCCCACAAAACTTGTTTCGTGGGGT carries:
- a CDS encoding hypothetical protein (RAAC3_TM7_1_194) encodes the protein MKLRGFTIVELLIVVVVIAIMAAITVVAYNGIQQRARDSIRTADLAFLEKSLKLYYADNGNYMNAASNCGNGNGDGYTHFDYDGTGVRIPIMDCFKNGGYITKNVEDPCFNKTCSGQTKFTYLKYTCGMGTFLYAHMEGIPLSDTATDGTCASGIDTTENVNYYIKF
- a CDS encoding hypothetical protein (RAAC3_TM7_1_195) translates to MQKRGFTVVELLIVIVVIAILAAITIVAYNGIQARTRDSVRKQDLAQLAKATKLYAVDNGDYAEAGCGSGGTGSGWLSVDYDTTGAWLSVNGCLMKDGYLSKELRDPSGLGSCTGLTCFAYMKCSGSAGTFYIAHLETLPQTSTDTDGTNCTVYDTSYGMNYVVKVN
- a CDS encoding hypothetical protein (RAAC3_TM7_1_196); amino-acid sequence: MKLWAKHTGFTIVELLIVIVVIAILAAITIVAYSGLQQRTRDNIRKSDLTSIAKALKLYSVDNGPMWIGVGCGSNGNGSGWFNYNYSPSGMNKCLKTAGVIDKDIVDPSGSINCSIGSLDCHAYMKYTCSQGGTATTYVYANLETLVHTTSDTDGTCAVNLDTDYGMNYFVKITD
- a CDS encoding Protein GrpE (RAAC3_TM7_1_197), encoding MAKSKKQGELEQQVAELTADLQRTRADFENYVRRIEQEKEAARSAGRATSILKLLPVIDNIERAIAHVPENLQADKWAQGVINLVRSLEKSLEGMNVVRINAKPGTIFNPELHEAIQIDEDAKGEHEVIAEELQAGYLLDGQPIRHAMVKVTRK
- a CDS encoding Transcriptional regulator of heat shock protein (RAAC3_TM7_1_198), whose amino-acid sequence is MAILSAIIEQYAEIAVPVGSVMLAKLFGVSSATIRSEMAKLEELELITQPHTSAGRIPTDKGYRFYVNLLTQQNDETTGLDRSARAIEARVSTQASQADRAIRSAVDSLVDLTQNLGLATIGDELYLSGMGNLFSQPEFMISTQAQSVARLLDNLEPWLREAAPNQPLNVFIGSENPIGKSSGATLIISKFRSPFSDSSYIGVLGPTRQSYGRVMRLVRQTGAMLEEAL
- a CDS encoding hypothetical protein (RAAC3_TM7_1_199) encodes the protein MCTIIALVWHSGQASASLANALESPYTSLYMNTQQILQIKEWLGTGSINIFGRPFAGKDTQGEKLAQLFDGVLMGGGDILRNSTIPEHLDAILHRGELIPSDDYVAIVLPYLSKEEYASRPLLLSSVGRWIGEEQGVMAATKAAQHPLKCVLYIDIDEAMVMQRWSALESHDDRGGRYDDTAEILQKRLEEYRSKTLPVIEEYDRLGLLERIDGHGTPEEVHELILACLLRRATSQ
- a CDS encoding hypothetical protein (RAAC3_TM7_1_200), yielding MKQKLFSFFDTLSKFAGSKTARRIVLGAFVVQALLLAFVTHVGTPPDENNHLNFIRHYADHSLSPIFEEQTPTRSLGDKTREVDYLYHYGASFIARALPGEKIEVYVIRVISVLAALLTMIMLVRLLRRLGVSAATTTVTLAIITNLPMVLMVSAEVNNDVFVWLGYVLSLLLVLRIWRRPTVLDTLLLLNIIVAGGLIKRTLLPLGLVLVFVVALLVYRKWALFVKSSKRVDWRVIAAGVFLVIVSGLFIERVGGNLYRYGAVAPTCEQVQGEKACEVFWASSRKKWLDAGAPTDKGSWLGSGVTRDETPLPLPVFTAKWLTHSVTNIADIQTQGWRHEATPPTWLAPGLLLVMIGAIGYGIVRDTNQWRKTKQDESMLRLFATGTALFVMGAHLSVNYSEYLTYQVFGLALNGRYILPALLVLIGLSCYYLAKLLPRRVSQILAVVTIILIVGFTGIAMMLRNSQLITG
- a CDS encoding hypothetical protein (RAAC3_TM7_1_201) encodes the protein MTQDHIRNFCIIAHIDHGKSTLADRLLELTGTVKQRDMKSQLLDTMELERERGITIKLAPVRMHYKQYELNLIDTPGHVDFSYEVSRSLEACEGAILVVDASQGIQAQTLANVYLALAANLTIIPVLNKVDLPAADVSRVSAEIKNLLGCSDDEIIKISAKTGEGVPAVLDAVVQQILPPSGESHSSTRSLIFDSYYDDYRGVILYTRTVDGSIKKGDTIEMLATGAHGLALEVGALSPTMAPMKEIATGEIGYIVTNLKTTREARVGDTVTVSRARATHTLPGYQHVKPFVYAGFFPVSNEDYNDLKEAIEKLAMSDSALQFEPENSPVLGYGVRIGFLGLLHMDIIRERLEREYDLDLVVTNPSTDYQVTLTTGEEIDIKSASELPPVTKVKEIREPWINGEIVVPQEYIGVVIQLIVAKRGRQKNLSYIEERALVSFEAPLANLLTDFYDQLKSVTSGYGSFNYELSGYHPEDLVRVDFYVAGEMVDALSVMAHRSESQSLGREIVKKLKEVIPRQNFQVALQAAIGGKFIAREDLSAYRKDVTTGLYGGDVSRKKKVLAKQAKGKKRMKRFGKVDIPSEAFMVMLKRD
- a CDS encoding integral membrane protein MviN (RAAC3_TM7_1_202); translation: MGRVQSIVTRANRRLTVQFAAVLIASSTLVSMLFGFLRERLLNGYYYGTYPVGLDAYTAAFMVPDFMFFILVSGALSVTFIPVFNQRLASGNKKSAWELSTSMINFMALLTLVASILIIIFAEPLIKFVIAPGLNEAGTALAISMMRVIAVNPFLFAIATVISSIQQAIGRFTFYALAPTIYNIGIIIGILFFTDGINLFGWQIFDGGIMGVALGVVLGSIMQLVISSIGLMGLGLDYRFKVHWKNRGFRKVLSLLPARSLDQGMDYLVGIVETNLASRMAAGTVRAYNQAVTLHMAPINLIGVAISTAAFPKMTERLSEGRPDLFRSELQQVLRIIIWLALPVSVLTFFTRGYLVNFIRAGGDSLMAGLLGALVIAILFRSIYYITARAFYAQQDTKTPLYISIFSIGLTIVLAVWFTMTLKMGPYGLAWAQSIMAAVEVVILFVVINIRIRGLLNRELWGAVWRMASATGFMAIVSYIMVATIPLPAGDNSSFYFTFPKFVLIVVVSFIVYMALCKLLKLREVDPIVRRVRKLFTASVRG